One genomic window of Arvicola amphibius chromosome 4, mArvAmp1.2, whole genome shotgun sequence includes the following:
- the LOC119811071 gene encoding alpha-N-acetylgalactosaminide alpha-2,6-sialyltransferase 1-like produces MLRNYYRWLYAITHQFKEKNEEEKSQEMLQKAALHRLSMGLPLRAPDKDMTSARTGALGLKNQGSVAARGEGEEKRKDQSKAEPVAKTPVPESRGKILATTGVLTKQRKRPRATAAVPAKEKAAQVNPSPASFPRPTSKRSQRLKASNFKSEPRWDFEEEYNLDVGGLQTTCPDSVKIRASKSPWLKNIFLPNLTLFLDGAHFTQSEWDRLEHFAPPFGFMELNQSLVQKVVTRFPPVSQQQLLLASLPSRSSRCITCAVVGNGGILNDSHVGQEIDSHDYVFRLSGAVIKGYEQDVGTRTSFYGFTAFSLVQSILTLGSRGFQHVPLGKDVRYLHFLEGTRDYEWLEAMFLNQTMAKTKLHWFRHRPQEAFRDALDMDRYLLLHPDFIRYMKNRFLRSKTLNTAHWRIYRPTTGALLLLTALHLCDQVSAYGFITQGHERFSDHYYDKSWKRLIFYTNHDFNLEKAVWKRLHDEGIIRLYQRPEHPKEKN; encoded by the exons ATGCTCCGGAactattacaggtggttgtatgCCATCAC GCATCAGTTTAAAGAGAAGAACGAGGAAGAAAAGTCTCAGGAGATGCTTCAAAAGGCCGCACTCCACAGACTCAGCATGGGGCTGCCACTCAGAGCTCCAGACAAGGACATGACCTCTGCCAGGACAGGGGCTCTGGGCCTGAAGAATCAGGGCAGTGTGGCAgccagaggagagggggaggagaagaggaaggatcaGAGCAAGGCAGAGCCTGTGGCAAAGACTCCTGTTCCAGAAAGTAGAGGCAAGATATTGGCAACTACAGGAGTGTTGACAAAGCAGAGGAAGAGGCCAAGGGCCACAGCAGCTGTTCCAGCCAAGGAGAAGGCCGCCCAGGTCAACCCATCCCCGGCCTCTTTCCCACGCCCCACCAGCAAAAGAAGTCAAAGGCTGAAGGCCTCCAACTTCAAGTCTGAGCCCCGGTGGGATTTTGAGGAAGAATACAATTTGGATGTGGGGGGCCTGCAGACG ACCTGCCCCGACTCTGTGAAGATCAGAGCCTCCAAGTCACCGTGGCTAAAGAATATCTTTCTGCCCAATCTCACTCTCTTCCTGGATGGTGCCCACTTCACCCAGAGCGAGTGGGACCGTCTAGAGCACTTTGCACCGCCCTTTGGCTTCATGGAGCTCAATCAGTCCT TGGTCCAGAAGGTCGTGACCCGCTTCCCTCCGGTATCCCAGCAGCAGCTGCTCCTGGCCAGCCTCCCCTCGAGGAGTTCCAGGTGTATCACCTGTGCCGTGGTGGGCAACGGGGGCATCCTGAATGATTCGCACGTGGGCCAGGAGATAGACAGCCATGACTATGTTTTCCG ACTGAGTGGAGCCGTTATTAAAGGCTATGAACAGGATGTGGGGACCCGGACGTCCTTCTACGGCTTCACTGCCTTCTCCCTGGTCCAGTCAATCCTCACACTGGGCAGTCGGGGTTTCCAGCATGTGCCTCTGGGAAAG GATGTCCGGTACCTACACTTCCTGGAGGGCACTCGGGACTACGAGTGGCTAGAAGCCATGTTTTTGAACCAGACCATGGCAAAAACCAAACTTCACTGGTTCAG GCACAGGCCCCAGGAAGCTTTCCGGGACGCCCTGGACATGGACAGATACCTATTGCTGCACCCAGACTTTATCCGTTACATGAAGAACAG GTTTTTGAGGTCCAAGACCCTAAACACTGCCCACTGGAGAATATACCGCCCCACCACTGGTGCCCTCTTGCTGCTGACGGCCCTTCATCTCTGTGACCAG GTGAGTGCCTATGGCTTCATCACCCAGGGCCATGAGCGCTTCTCCGACCACTACTATGACAAGTCGTGGAAACGGCTGATCTTTTACACAAACCATGACTTCAACTTAGAGAAAGCAGTATGGAAGAGACTGCATGATGAAGGCATCATCCGGCTGTACCAGCGTCCCGAGCACCCGAAAGAGAAGAACTGA